A window of Strix aluco isolate bStrAlu1 chromosome 2, bStrAlu1.hap1, whole genome shotgun sequence contains these coding sequences:
- the LOC141920318 gene encoding erythroblast NAD(P)(+)--arginine ADP-ribosyltransferase-like: protein MAPNSFDDQYRSCGRMMEEELEELNRSEFARNCVYAEAWTLAAAKRRNRQGHVPQPPALRPEHAVALLAYTLQEPLYREFNAAVREAGRSREKYLGAFCFKTLHFLLTEALCVLHDAQPRRCHHIYRGVQGIHFTAQQHQSVRFGRFTSTSLQNKTSQLFGQDTIFLVETCYGARISNFSSFPGEEEVLIPPFESFEVTDVARNGNRALIQLRSQDARSTYNCELVKEKRCQSRACVFSAGRSVPRDAP, encoded by the exons ATGGCCCCCAACTCCTTCGACGACCAGTACCGGAGCTGCGGCCGCATgatggaggaggagctggaggagctcaACCGCAGCGAGTTCGCCCGCAACTGCGTCTATGCTGAGGCCTGGACCCTCGCCGCCGCCAAACGGCGGAACCGGCAGGGCCACGTCCCCCAGCCGCCGGCACTGCGGCCGGAGCACGCTGTCGCCCTCCTGGCGTACACGCTGCAGGAACCCCTGTACCGGGAGTTCAATGCGGCCGTGCGCGAGGCCGGGCGCTCCCGCGAGAAATATCTGGGCGCCTTCTGCTTCAAGACGCTGCATTTCCTCCTGACTGAGGCCCTGTGTGTCCTGCACGacgcccagccccgccgctgccACCACATCTACCGGGGCGTCCAGGGCATCCACTTCACTGCCCAGCAGCACCAGTCCGTCCGCTTCGGTCGCTTCACCTCCACCTCCCTCCAGAACAAGACCAGCCAGCTCTTTGGCCAGGACACCATCTTCTTGGTGGAGACCTGCTACGGCGCCCGCATCAGCAACTTCTCCTCCTTCCCCGGGGAGGAGGAGGTCCTCATCCCGCCCTTCGAGAGCTTCGAGGTCACCGACGTCGCCCGCAATGGGAACAGAGCCCTCATCCAGCTCCGCTCCCAGGACGCGCGCAGCACCTACAACTGCGAGCTGGTGAAAG AGAAGAGATGCCAGAGCCGGGCGTGCGTCTTCAGCGCAG GCAGGAGCGTCCCCAGGGATGCCCCGTGA